GCGTTTCCCTGTGCTTCTGTGTGCTCTGGAGGAGAGCCGAGATACCCCAGATGGGGACACGCCAGGTGGGGACATAGCTTCCCTCCCCAACCAAGAAAGTAGCTGGACAGCAGAGGGCGCTGCACAGCTACAGACCTTGCATTCATGGGCTAACCTGTTCCGGGGCCAGAAAGGTTTGCCAGAGACAGCCAAGGACCTTGGGTCCTTGGACCTTTGGCTTCAAGTGTTCTGTGATCCTATAGCaacttctcttcttctctccagAAATCTGAGTGACATCTGAGAGGTAGCTGAAGGAGAGAGGGTGGTTTTGAAATCCACTGTACCTTTTtgaactgtgtgaccttgggtgaataactctctgagcctcagtttcttcatgggCAAGGAAAGATACTGTGTTGTGCAGAATTAGAGATGAATTTGTATCAGGAGCCCCTTGCAAGGCATGGGGTTGAACAACCATTCCCTGCTTATGTTCCAGCggcccactctgtgccaggaacagtcCTTGGCCCTGGAGAGTCCATGAATGGGCCAAAAGCAAACCTGGCCCCTGCCCTTACAGAATTTACAGCCTAGTAGGGAAGGCAGATTTTAATCAAATAACCCCACAGACAGATGAAAAATTACACGTGTGCAAGTCAGTGCAACAAAGGAGTGGTTTTGgagctgggtggggaggaagtACCTAGCAGGGAGATTTCTCCAAGGTGGTGAGGAAGAGAGGTGAAGGTTGGTGGGAGATGAagccagagagaagcagggatcAGATCACACAGGACCCCATAGGCCTCCTTAAGGAGTTTTGTCTTTAGCCTAAGAATGATGGGAAACTAGAAAGTGTTACAGTCACAGGTTATGgacaaatttccattttatttatttatttagttttaaataattagttttgagagagagtgtgcacagggggaggggcagagagagaggaagacagaagattcaaagtgggctctgttgctgacagcagagagcccgatgcggggctcgaactcatgaactgtgagatcatgacctgagccaaagctgggcacttcaccgactgagccacccaggtgcacctctaTTTtcgcttttaattttattgttaagtaaacTCCACACCCACTGTGGGATTCGAACTtaatgacccagagatcaagagttgcatgctctagcaactgagccagccaggcgccccaacaaatttccattttaaaaaggtctctctgggggcgcctgggtggcgcagtcggttgggcgtccgacttcagccaggtcacgatctcgcggtccgtgagttcgagccccgcgtcaggctctgggctgatggctcagagcctggagcctgtttccgattctgtgtctccctctctctctgcccctcccccgttcatgctctgtctctctctgtcccaaaaataaataaacgttgaaaaaaaaaaattaaaaaaaaaaaaaaaaaaaaaggtctctctGGCTCCAGGACTCATATCTTCTTCGCCTCAATGCACCCTGAGGTGCAGAGTTGCGAAGTTCTGCTGGCtgatccttcctcctcctctcttgcaTCCCTTAGCATCTCTCATGGGATTGCAATGGTTTCCTAACCGATCTCTCTGCCTGCAGTCTCCAGTAcggtcctctccctcccctccagtccAGTATCCTCTCCACAACAAGCTTTACCTTATTTGATCTTCACGACAGGCCTGCAAGTAAGCGAAGCAGCGGTCCTtatccctattttgcagatgagaaaactgaggcgtAAAGGTGCTGGGGAGCTGGCTTGTCCAGGACTGCGAAGGCCAACTGTTAACACTTCAGGAGTTTTGCAAGCCAAATTGTTAAACACAGCcactattaaaaatgaaattgtacaCACTTATAATTAAATGAGGTTTAAGACAAAggtaataaaatttcaaaactcaTCACTTTCTAATAATTTTACTATTACTACTTACCTATGCTCTTGGAGTTGTTATTGTACCTGCATGAGGAAACGGCTACGAAAGGGTACGTTACCACTCGTCTCTTTCCTGCAGTAACAACGTGTGCGGCAgattgaaatcagccatggtgggagtatttacaccatggatatcagcaaatgctacaaatcagggccTTGATTTATTGTTGTGTCGATTATCTAGATTTAAGAAAGTGATGGAGAAAAAGTTAACagtttagattttaatttaatgtgcTACGTATGCCTATAGCCATTGCAATGTGAATGgcaaagaaactgaggaaatGTTCTTTCAGTATTTGAAAACTGTTTTCTGATTCAGCAAGCAAGTCACTCCCATAAGAAgaccctctttatttttttcactctcCTCTTACACTGACATTGAGGAGAACATCAACCAACATTCATGCTGCAATTCCATACCACAGGCTACCCATACAAGAGTCTGccaaaaatcaatgaaaggatttttttttttttttgggggggggttcttgggtggctcagtcagttaagcatccaactcctgattttggctcaggttatgatctcctggttagtGAGATCgggccctgcatagggctccacacCGACAGCACTGATTTTGGgattccaccccccccaccctctctcaaaaatcaaataaataaatctaaagaaaaagattcttatttttaagtaatgtctatacccAAGGCGGGgctcccaaccccaagatcaaaagtcgtatgctctatggactgagccagccaggcgccccaatgaaagGATTCTTGAGAATCAATGAGTTATATGGAATTTGCAAttgtactattattatttgtaaattgtgTGCTCTACATCCTTTACATCAGTGAAATTTGGAATAAATTTATGtaccatatatatgcatatattgctCTCTTCCCTCCAGAGAGTCAGCTGTCGAACACTTAAATCAGCACACCACTGGCTCTAGAACACACATTATTCATGTGTCATTCCATCAATATTCACTGGATGCCAACAGGGATACAGATAATCAATGTAGAAATGACTCGGCCACGGCCACACAGCGCAAGCGGCAGAGGCGGGACCAGATCAGAGGTCCTCCCAAGGCCAGCGGCTCTCGGCCAGGGCTAAACCCGGCTTTCCAGGGCCCCTCGACCGTACCGGGGAGGGGCGGCTTTGGCCTCAGCGCCCGGGAAGTAAAAAGCAAGGGTCGGGGCAGGGGACCAACGGCCAGGCGAGAAGCAGCCCACGGCCAATAGCGGCCCAGGCCGCACTTCACGTCACGCTCTGTGGAGGCAGGCGCGAGCacgccctgggggagggggcgtggtCATAGCCTCCCGGAAGTGACGCCATCCGGGGGCGGtcctcggcggcggcggcggtggcggcggcggcgcgcggcCTGGGCTCGCGCTGGGCTccgcgcgccccccgcccccctctatGAGGCAGAGGCCGCGGCGGCCGTTAGCGCTGTCGCTCCGGGGGCCGCGGCGGGCGGGGCTCCGGCGGGGCCCGGCCTagtccccaccccagcccggcTCCCAgccgcccgccctccctccctctccccgatGCAGGGGGCCGAGCTCCGGGAtggcgaggcggcggcggcggccgcttCGTACCGCGTCCTGAGCCGCCTGCTCGGCTATGGAGAGGCGGCCCCCGAGCCaggcccgccgccgccgcccccgggcCATGGCCCCCCGCCGCCACCCTTCCTCGCGCGGCCCGGTCCGCGGGGCTCCCGGCCGCCGCAGCTGATGGTGTTCCGCAACGTGGGTCGGCCGCCGGAGGAGGAGGACGCGGAGGCGGCCCCAGAGCCGGGACCCTCAGAACTGCTGTGTCCCCGGCACCGCTGTGCCCTGGACCCCAAGGCCCTGCCGCCGGGGTTGGCGCTCGAGCGGACCTGGGGACCGGCGGCTGGACTGGAGGCGCAGTTGGCGGCTCTGGGGCTCGGGCAGCCGGCGGGGCCGGGGGTCAAGACGGTCGGTGCGGGTTGCTGCCCGTGCCCGTGCCCCCCGCAGCCGCCCCCTCCGCAGCCCCAGCCCCCTGCTGCCGCCCCGCAGGCCGGGGAGGACCCCACGGAAACGAGCGACGCGCTGCTGGTCTTGGAGGGCTTGGAGTCGGAGGCCGAGAGCCTGGAGACGAACAGCTGCTCGGAAGAGGAGCTCAGCAGCCCGGGCcgcggaggaggagggggaggccggCTTCTGCTGCAACCCCCGGGTCCTGAATTGCCCCCGGTGCCCTTCCCGATGCAGGACTTGGTCCCCCCAGGGCGCTTCAGTAGAGGGGAGCAGCAGcaaccgcccccgcccccgcctcctccTGGGCCCCTCCGGCCACTCGCGGGCCCTTCTCGGAAGGGCTCCCTCAAAATCCGTCTCAGTCGCCTCTTTCGCACGAAGAGCTGCAACGGCGGCTCCggaggtggggatggggccgGCAAGAGGCCTTCTGGAGAGCTGGCTGCTTCAGCTGCGAGCCTGACGGACATGGGAGGCTCCTCGGGCCGGGAGCTGGACGCGGGGAGGTGAGACTGGCTGGGGGGGCTGGCCGACaaacttccttttcttgtttcatttcccTTTCATTCTGCGAACAAGATCCTGACCATTCTTAACGATATGCTTTTCCTAAAGAGGCAGAGACTTGGGGCTAAAGGTGGTGACCTCGCCCATAAGGTCAGAGCTATAATTGTGGGAACAGCTTTCACTCCAAGGGTCCACTCCGGTGACACTCCTCAGCTGGTTAGCGTCTCTCCTGTTGGGAGATGACTTGAAaccagacccccaccccccaccctggcctggATTTTAAAGTTTTCCAAGGTGTCTGTCTACCATTACTCTTGGTAGGGAGGTTGCTGGAAATGATTGGGGCAAATCTTTGGGGCAAAAAGTTGGTGTTGTAACCACCTTGCTTAGTGTTCTTTCTGTGCACCAGCACCCCCACCGTTTTCACACTCAATCATACAAATGATGTGACACACTTGTGCAGTTGTAGGCCAGCAATTGTTTGGGCATCTCTGTtccaaatttatcttttatttaaagttttatttatttaagttatctCTGCATCCAACGTGTGgccggaactcacaaaccctgagatcaggagcggCACACTTTTCctactgggccagccaggtgcccctctactcaaaattttaatgttttcctggGTGGTCCCTTAGATGTACTTGGTATCTCAAGCCTGTGTGCGGACACATTGTGAGAATAGAAAATAGTTTGCTCTCAAGCCCATGTGAGTATTCTAAGTGTAAGGTATAGACATGGGTGCCTGAGTTCTAGGCCAAGTGTTGAAAATTCCAGACttagatgttgatttttttttttttctctgcatttctgaAGGACGGACAGCACTGTGGCAACCAGTGTTGGGTGTGCATATGGGTTTAGAAAGCTGTCAACTTTTGTCTCAAGAAGTGAGACTTGTGGTAACTGCCATTGTGGTTTGCACTGCTGAGTGGGTTCTTACAAAGATTGGAATTGGTTTTGGTGCAGCTCATATGATGGATTCTTGAGACACACGGGCAGCCACAACCCAAGGCTGAAGAACAGGTAGACCCATAAATTTGAGAACTTGACTGTGCACCAGAATCACGTGGGAGAACTTTGGGCAGAGATCAGTCTGTCTGAGGGCCCAAGAATTTTGAATTTCTGCAGAGTTTCCCACGTGACCCCGAAGTATGACCTGGACTGGGAACCACTCATCCATGGACTTCTCCTTTCCCCGGAGTTTGGGTACCCCAGGAGGAAAGTGTGGGGTCAGTTTTGACTTTGCTGCCCTTTTTGACCAGCTGTGCCAGGGGCTCATCTTGGGGATCAGACCAAACCCAGACTGCCTAAAGAAATCAGTAGGTTGATGTGTGTTGCCTCCTCAGGTAGACCTGTATTTCTGCATTTGCTTCCCAATGAACTTAGGCTGGGAGCTCAGGTCTTGAAAAATGTGTGGCTGCCGGAACAGCTTTTTTTGTAGTAGGCTCTGCATTCGATGCTCCACTTACCAGCATAGGTGAAATTTTCATCAGGTTGGGGGAGGGCAAGATTGAAGCTGTGGGTAATGACATAGGATAGACTGCTAattttcttgtggtttgtctTGTCTTTGTTCCATATTGACCAGGACTTGGTCTAAGATTCCAGAGACGCCAAATATGAGGTGTGGCGTGAAATTGGCTGCTACGTCTAATAGATTAGGAAGAGGAAAAGGCATATAACATTATACGGTTTTTTGCCTTTGGAAGCAGAATTTAATGGTCATTGGCTGCTCTGTTACCAACCCTCACACTAAGCACAATACAGATTTCTGCTGCAGAGCAAATTGGGCTGGAGCTCTGCAAAGAAGCTTAGTTCAGGGCACTGGAGAATTACATTTTTTGGTCCAAGGGCTTTTTCTGATGAATTGGAGAAGAGCTAGGTATTTGTGTATGAACAGTTGGTTGACTGCTATTAGGAGGCAGCATGTTGTACAGAGAACAACAGGAACATCTGGATTCCCCTTCCAACTCCAACATCAGCTGGGGAATGTAGGCCAATTTTGTCTTCTTcatgcttcctctttttttccatctgtaaaatgggagtgattcTTGGCTTGTTCCTGTCCCTGTAGGAACAGACTGAAGACAAGAGAAATTGAGATGGAATATTTTGTGCCTTTGGAAAAGTAATAAGATTGAactggtaggtttttttttttttttttttttttttaatgcttaggaTTTGGTGCCGTTAGATTTGCTTGTTAGCTTTTCCACAGCTTACTACGTGCCAGTCTTGTTGGCAGCCTCGCAGCTGTGAGAAACTTGGTAAGTCTGGCCAGGGTAGTTGTGTGATTTCTATGGATCTGCACCTCCTAAGTAAGTCCGCCCTGTTGGGAAGAAGGATGAGTTTGGAATTTTAGTTTGTTCTCTTGTTTTGATTGGTAGGGACCTGGAGGCTGTGAGAAATGTCAGTCTTTTGCCAGAAGGTATATGCCTCCCTCCTTA
The sequence above is drawn from the Lynx canadensis isolate LIC74 chromosome E1, mLynCan4.pri.v2, whole genome shotgun sequence genome and encodes:
- the SOCS7 gene encoding suppressor of cytokine signaling 7 isoform X2, whose product is MQGAELRDGEAAAAAASYRVLSRLLGYGEAAPEPGPPPPPPGHGPPPPPFLARPGPRGSRPPQLMVFRNVGRPPEEEDAEAAPEPGPSELLCPRHRCALDPKALPPGLALERTWGPAAGLEAQLAALGLGQPAGPGVKTVGAGCCPCPCPPQPPPPQPQPPAAAPQAGEDPTETSDALLVLEGLESEAESLETNSCSEEELSSPGRGGGGGGRLLLQPPGPELPPVPFPMQDLVPPGRFSRGEQQQPPPPPPPPGPLRPLAGPSRKGSLKIRLSRLFRTKSCNGGSGGGDGAGKRPSGELAASAASLTDMGGSSGRELDAGRKPRLTRTQSAFSPVSFSPLFTGETVSLVDVDISQRGLTSPHPPTPPPPPRRSLSLLDAFPRIAPIRAAESLHSQPPQHLQCPLYRPDSSSFAASLRELEKCGWYWGPMNWEDAEMKLKGKPDGSFLVRDSSDPRYILSLSFRSQGITHHTRMEHYRGTFSLWCHPKFEDRCQSVVEFIKRAIMHSKNGKFLYFLRSRVPGLPPTPVQLLYPVSRFSNVKSLQHLCRFRIRQLVRIDHIPDLPLPKPLISYIRKFYYYDPQEEVYLSLKEAQLISKQKQEAEPST
- the SOCS7 gene encoding suppressor of cytokine signaling 7 isoform X1 → MQGAELRDGEAAAAAASYRVLSRLLGYGEAAPEPGPPPPPPGHGPPPPPFLARPGPRGSRPPQLMVFRNVGRPPEEEDAEAAPEPGPSELLCPRHRCALDPKALPPGLALERTWGPAAGLEAQLAALGLGQPAGPGVKTVGAGCCPCPCPPQPPPPQPQPPAAAPQAGEDPTETSDALLVLEGLESEAESLETNSCSEEELSSPGRGGGGGGRLLLQPPGPELPPVPFPMQDLVPPGRFSRGEQQQPPPPPPPPGPLRPLAGPSRKGSLKIRLSRLFRTKSCNGGSGGGDGAGKRPSGELAASAASLTDMGGSSGRELDAGRKPRLTRTQSAFSPVSFSPLFTGETVSLVDVDISQRGLTSPHPPTPPPPPRRSLSLLDDISGTLPTSVLVAPMGSSLQSFPLPPPPPPHAPDAFPRIAPIRAAESLHSQPPQHLQCPLYRPDSSSFAASLRELEKCGWYWGPMNWEDAEMKLKGKPDGSFLVRDSSDPRYILSLSFRSQGITHHTRMEHYRGTFSLWCHPKFEDRCQSVVEFIKRAIMHSKNGKFLYFLRSRVPGLPPTPVQLLYPVSRFSNVKSLQHLCRFRIRQLVRIDHIPDLPLPKPLISYIRKFYYYDPQEEVYLSLKEAQLISKQKQEAEPST